A region of Planktomarina temperata RCA23 DNA encodes the following proteins:
- a CDS encoding SDR family oxidoreductase, with protein sequence MGRLSGKRALVTAAGQGIGRATALAMAAEGAKVFATDINPETLAEVQSACTGQMETYVLDVLDATSTREGIDRAQPDILFNGAGFVHHGTIIDATEDEWDFAFNLNVRSMMRTIQAALPGMLERGGGSIINMSSACSSIIGAPNRFIYGTTKAAVIGLTKSVAMDYIKQGIRCNAICPGTVESPSLHDRLRATGDEVQAMKDFVARQPMGRIGTAEEIAALAVYLGSDESAFTTATTQVIDGGWSN encoded by the coding sequence ATGGGACGACTTTCAGGAAAACGCGCTTTGGTAACCGCCGCAGGACAAGGCATTGGCAGAGCCACCGCTTTGGCCATGGCCGCTGAAGGCGCCAAAGTCTTTGCCACAGACATTAATCCTGAGACTTTGGCTGAGGTGCAAAGTGCCTGCACGGGGCAAATGGAAACCTATGTGCTCGACGTGCTTGACGCGACCTCAACCCGTGAGGGCATCGACCGCGCGCAGCCAGATATTTTGTTTAATGGCGCGGGCTTTGTGCATCACGGGACCATAATCGATGCCACGGAAGATGAATGGGATTTTGCATTCAACCTCAATGTCCGCTCGATGATGCGCACCATCCAAGCCGCGCTACCGGGTATGCTGGAACGTGGGGGCGGCTCGATTATCAATATGTCCTCCGCCTGTTCCTCTATTATTGGCGCTCCCAATCGCTTTATCTACGGCACAACCAAAGCGGCCGTGATCGGCCTGACCAAATCCGTGGCCATGGATTACATCAAACAGGGGATTCGCTGTAATGCAATTTGTCCCGGCACTGTTGAAAGCCCCTCTCTACATGACCGTCTGCGGGCCACTGGAGATGAGGTGCAAGCCATGAAAGACTTTGTTGCCCGCCAACCCATGGGCCGCATTGGCACAGCCGAAGAAATAGCAGCCCTTGCAGTTTACCTAGGTTCGGATGAAAGTGCCTTCACAACCGCCACAACACAGGTTATTGATGGCGGCTGGTCAAACTAA
- a CDS encoding IlvD/Edd family dehydratase — MSDIKPKLRSQQWFNNPDNQEMTALYLERYLNYGLTRHELQSGKPIIGIAQTGSDLSPCNRHHIELSKRVRDGVIAAGGTVIEIPVHPIQETGKRPTAMLDRNLAYLSLVETLFGYPIDGVVLNIGCDKTTPALLMAAATVNIPAIALSVGPMLNGWFGGKRTGSGTIVWKAREMQAAGEIDDDGFMDMVASSTPSVGYCNSMGTATTMNSLAEGLGMQLPGSAAIPAPYRERGQISYETGLRIVDMVHEDLRPDRIMTREAFENAIVINSAIGGSTNAPIHLNGIAKHLGVALNNDDWQKLGHRVPLLVNLQPAGEYLGEDYHRAGGVPAVIGELLAAGLLPHPDVLTANGKTIAENCQDCRSTNTDVIKQVTAPLVDAAGFINLKGNLFDSAIMKTSVISQEFRRRYLSDPANPNCFEGRAIVFDGPEHFHRGIDDPSLNIDENCVLIMRGAGPIGYPGGAEVVNMRPPSYLLTKGITSLPCLGDGRQSGTSGSPSILNASPEAADGGGLGLVQTGDIIRIDLNACTADMLVEPAELERRRAALGTRPFTPDSQTPWQELFREKVRPFSEGMTLDGAHEYQDIARKHMPRDNH; from the coding sequence GTGTCAGATATCAAACCGAAATTGCGATCCCAACAGTGGTTCAACAATCCCGACAATCAAGAGATGACAGCGCTCTATCTCGAACGCTATCTCAACTACGGCCTGACACGCCACGAGCTACAATCGGGCAAGCCTATCATTGGCATTGCCCAGACCGGCAGCGACCTTAGCCCCTGCAATCGCCACCATATTGAACTGTCCAAACGGGTGCGTGATGGGGTCATTGCCGCCGGCGGCACGGTGATTGAAATTCCGGTGCATCCCATTCAGGAAACCGGCAAACGCCCAACGGCCATGTTGGACAGAAACCTGGCCTATCTGTCTTTGGTGGAAACCCTATTTGGCTATCCGATTGATGGGGTTGTGCTGAATATCGGCTGTGACAAAACCACGCCGGCTTTGTTGATGGCGGCCGCGACCGTCAATATCCCTGCCATTGCCCTATCCGTTGGCCCAATGCTCAACGGGTGGTTCGGCGGCAAGCGCACGGGCTCTGGCACGATCGTTTGGAAGGCCCGCGAGATGCAGGCCGCAGGTGAAATCGATGATGACGGCTTTATGGATATGGTGGCCTCCTCAACGCCTTCTGTTGGCTACTGCAACTCCATGGGCACCGCCACGACGATGAACTCTCTGGCCGAGGGGCTTGGTATGCAATTGCCCGGCTCCGCCGCCATCCCAGCACCCTATCGCGAGCGCGGGCAGATCAGCTATGAAACCGGGCTGCGGATTGTCGATATGGTGCATGAGGATTTGCGACCTGACCGAATCATGACCCGCGAAGCCTTTGAGAACGCCATTGTCATCAATTCAGCCATCGGCGGCTCGACCAATGCGCCAATTCACCTGAACGGCATCGCCAAACATCTCGGCGTGGCCTTGAACAATGATGATTGGCAAAAACTCGGCCATAGGGTGCCGCTTTTGGTCAACCTGCAACCGGCGGGCGAATATCTTGGCGAGGATTACCACCGGGCCGGTGGCGTGCCGGCGGTGATCGGCGAATTGCTCGCCGCAGGGCTGCTGCCGCATCCGGATGTCCTAACTGCCAATGGCAAAACCATTGCTGAGAATTGCCAAGATTGCCGCAGCACCAATACCGATGTGATCAAGCAAGTCACAGCGCCACTGGTTGATGCTGCCGGCTTTATCAACTTGAAAGGCAATCTGTTCGACAGCGCGATCATGAAAACTTCGGTGATCTCACAAGAGTTTCGCAGGCGCTACCTGTCTGATCCGGCCAACCCAAATTGCTTTGAAGGGCGCGCCATCGTCTTCGACGGGCCGGAACACTTCCACCGCGGCATTGATGATCCAAGTCTGAACATCGATGAGAACTGCGTCCTAATCATGCGCGGCGCCGGACCAATTGGCTATCCCGGCGGGGCGGAGGTCGTAAATATGCGCCCGCCGTCCTATCTTTTGACCAAGGGCATCACCTCCCTGCCCTGTTTGGGCGATGGGCGGCAATCGGGCACCTCTGGATCACCTTCAATCCTAAACGCCTCACCGGAAGCGGCAGATGGTGGCGGCTTGGGTCTGGTGCAAACTGGCGATATCATCCGGATTGATCTGAATGCCTGCACTGCCGATATGCTGGTTGAACCGGCCGAGCTTGAGCGCCGCAGGGCCGCTCTTGGCACGCGTCCCTTCACCCCTGACAGCCAAACCCCTTGGCAAGAATTGTTCCGCGAAAAAGTCAGACCCTTCTCAGAAGGCATGACTCTAGACGGGGCGCATGAATATCAAGACATCGCGCGCAAACATATGCCGCGTGACAACCACTAG
- a CDS encoding fumarylacetoacetate hydrolase family protein: protein MKLVRYGDTGAERPGLIDPEGVLRDLSDHVTDINASVLGDAALARLRALDPSALPAVNGSPRLGPVVGDIGKFLCIGLNYSDHAAETGAAIPEHPILFFKANSAIVGANDDVVMPRGSTHTDWEVELGVVIGTAAKYVSEDEALNHVAGYCIVNDVSERHFQTQLTGQWTKGKSCDTFGPTGPYLVTRDEIADPQALDMSLDVNGKRMQTGNTATMIFTVAQIISHLSQLMTLHPGDVITTGTPPGVGMGMKPEPVYLKPGDVMELEISGLGKQRQTVRQDA, encoded by the coding sequence ATGAAATTAGTCCGCTATGGCGACACTGGCGCAGAGCGCCCCGGTTTGATCGATCCCGAAGGTGTGCTGCGCGACCTTTCGGATCATGTGACAGATATCAACGCAAGCGTGCTCGGCGATGCGGCCTTGGCCCGCCTGCGGGCGCTGGACCCAAGCGCCTTGCCTGCGGTCAACGGGTCACCGCGCCTAGGCCCAGTTGTGGGCGATATCGGCAAGTTTCTCTGCATCGGTTTGAATTATTCCGACCACGCCGCAGAAACCGGAGCCGCCATCCCTGAACATCCCATTTTGTTTTTCAAAGCCAATTCCGCCATCGTGGGCGCCAATGATGATGTGGTAATGCCGCGCGGCTCGACCCATACCGATTGGGAAGTGGAACTTGGCGTAGTGATTGGCACAGCGGCAAAATATGTCAGCGAAGACGAGGCTTTGAACCATGTGGCCGGCTATTGCATCGTCAACGATGTGTCAGAGCGGCACTTTCAAACGCAGCTGACCGGGCAATGGACCAAGGGCAAAAGCTGTGACACCTTCGGCCCCACCGGCCCCTATCTCGTCACGCGCGATGAAATTGCCGATCCGCAGGCTCTCGACATGTCATTGGATGTGAACGGCAAACGCATGCAAACCGGCAATACGGCGACCATGATCTTCACGGTCGCGCAAATTATCAGCCATCTGTCCCAGCTCATGACGCTCCACCCCGGAGATGTCATCACCACCGGAACCCCTCCGGGCGTGGGGATGGGCATGAAACCGGAGCCGGTCTACCTCAAGCCCGGCGATGTGATGGAGCTTGAAATCTCTGGCCTGGGCAAGCAGCGCCAAACCGTGCGCCAAGACGCATAA
- a CDS encoding TfoX/Sxy family protein: protein MTAISTIRNLGPAMEAELNAAGIPTAEALRACGADEAYRRLLRSGARPHFIAYYVLHMALQGRPWNDCKGAEKAALRGDFDALVAEHRGLNDHGIEKILDCIGTGLRR from the coding sequence ATGACTGCCATTTCCACCATACGCAATCTTGGACCGGCCATGGAAGCCGAGTTAAATGCGGCCGGCATCCCGACCGCGGAGGCCTTGCGGGCCTGCGGCGCAGATGAGGCCTACCGCCGATTGCTTCGCTCCGGCGCGCGGCCGCATTTCATCGCCTATTATGTACTGCACATGGCGCTGCAAGGCCGCCCATGGAACGATTGCAAAGGCGCGGAGAAAGCGGCCCTGCGCGGGGATTTCGACGCGCTGGTCGCCGAGCACCGGGGGCTCAACGATCATGGCATTGAAAAAATCCTAGATTGCATCGGCACAGGCCTGCGGCGATAA
- the ndk gene encoding nucleoside-diphosphate kinase — protein sequence MALERTFSIIKPDATRRNLTGKINAKFEEAGLRIVAQKRIHLTMAQAGEFYAVHKERPFYGELCEFMASAPIVAQVLEGEGAIAKNREVMGATNPADAAAGTIRAEFAESVGENSVHGSDAPETAAQEIAYFFSGLELVG from the coding sequence ATGGCTCTGGAACGCACATTCTCAATCATCAAACCTGATGCAACCCGCCGCAACCTGACCGGCAAGATCAATGCCAAATTTGAAGAGGCTGGCCTGCGCATCGTGGCGCAAAAACGCATTCATTTGACCATGGCTCAGGCCGGTGAATTCTATGCGGTGCATAAAGAGCGCCCGTTTTACGGTGAGCTGTGCGAATTCATGGCCTCTGCTCCCATTGTGGCGCAGGTTTTGGAAGGCGAAGGCGCCATTGCCAAGAACCGTGAAGTCATGGGCGCAACCAATCCCGCAGATGCCGCCGCCGGCACCATCCGCGCAGAATTTGCCGAATCCGTCGGTGAAAACTCCGTGCATGGCTCAGATGCGCCCGAGACTGCCGCACAAGAGATTGCCTATTTCTTTTCCGGTCTCGAACTGGTTGGCTAA
- a CDS encoding ABC-F family ATP-binding cassette domain-containing protein — protein sequence MLKIQDITYAIDGRRLFESASATIPTGHKVGFVGPNGTGKTTLFRIIRGELALESGAIELPRRAKIGGVAQEAPANDLSLLDTVLAADVERAALLADTSEDPNRIAEVQTRLADIDAWSAEGRASAILKGLGFDEAAQKRPCSDFSGGWRMRVALAAVLFSAPDLLLLDEPTNYLDLEGTIWLEAFLARYPHTVVVISHDRDLLNRAVGGILHLENKQLTFYQGNYDTFAKTRAAKRAVQAAAAKKQSAQREHLQSFVDRFKAKASKAKQAQSRVKALERMELITPPEEVAKRVFTFPQPEELSPPIVAIENGAVGYGGPDILSQLELRIDQDDRIALLGKNGEGKSTLSKLISGRLKTSAGRLVTHNKLRIGYFAQHQVDELNLDETPLQHLQSERPDHSPARLRAMLSGFGLGPDQVDTVVARLSGGQKARLSLLLATLDAPHMLILDEPTNHLDIESREALVQALTTYSGAVILVSHDMHLLSLVADRLWLVSGGRVTPFDQDLAAYRDFLLGGAAPKKSSEKPKIKKPGRELRIAARSELKRAEERIEKITVMHEKLQEKLADPKLYEDHNAADLAVWQKKFHEVETALLRAEKLWLNASETVEKLENV from the coding sequence ATGCTGAAAATCCAAGATATTACCTATGCCATCGATGGCCGCCGCTTGTTTGAGAGCGCCAGTGCAACCATTCCCACCGGCCATAAAGTGGGCTTTGTCGGCCCCAATGGCACGGGAAAGACCACGCTTTTTCGCATTATACGCGGGGAATTGGCGCTGGAAAGCGGCGCGATCGAACTGCCCCGTCGGGCCAAGATTGGCGGCGTGGCGCAGGAGGCCCCGGCCAATGATCTGTCGCTGCTCGACACGGTTTTGGCCGCAGATGTCGAGCGGGCGGCGCTCTTGGCCGATACCAGCGAAGATCCCAACAGAATCGCCGAGGTGCAAACCCGTCTGGCCGATATTGATGCCTGGTCCGCCGAAGGGCGCGCCTCTGCCATTCTCAAAGGTCTGGGCTTTGACGAGGCGGCGCAAAAGCGCCCCTGCTCGGATTTCTCAGGCGGCTGGCGGATGCGGGTGGCCTTGGCGGCGGTGTTGTTTTCCGCGCCAGATCTTTTGCTGCTGGATGAGCCGACCAACTATCTCGATCTTGAGGGCACCATCTGGCTCGAAGCCTTTTTGGCGCGCTATCCGCATACGGTGGTGGTGATCAGCCACGACCGCGACTTGCTCAACCGCGCCGTGGGCGGGATCTTGCATCTTGAGAACAAGCAATTGACCTTCTACCAAGGCAATTACGATACATTCGCCAAAACCCGCGCCGCAAAACGCGCGGTGCAAGCGGCCGCGGCGAAAAAGCAATCAGCGCAGCGCGAGCATTTGCAAAGTTTTGTCGATCGCTTCAAGGCCAAGGCCTCCAAGGCCAAACAAGCGCAATCGCGCGTCAAGGCGCTGGAGCGCATGGAGCTGATCACCCCGCCGGAGGAGGTGGCAAAGCGGGTCTTTACCTTCCCGCAGCCCGAAGAGCTGTCCCCGCCCATTGTTGCGATTGAAAACGGCGCCGTCGGCTATGGCGGGCCGGATATCCTATCTCAGCTGGAGTTGCGGATTGATCAGGACGACCGCATTGCGCTTCTGGGCAAGAACGGTGAAGGAAAATCAACCCTGTCGAAGTTGATCTCTGGCCGACTCAAAACCTCTGCCGGGCGGCTTGTGACCCATAACAAATTGCGCATTGGCTATTTTGCCCAGCATCAGGTCGATGAGCTGAACCTCGACGAAACACCGCTGCAACATCTGCAGTCCGAACGCCCCGATCACAGCCCGGCCCGCCTGCGCGCCATGCTCTCGGGCTTTGGTCTGGGGCCCGATCAGGTCGATACAGTGGTTGCGCGTCTCTCAGGCGGGCAAAAGGCGCGGCTATCGCTCTTGCTGGCCACGTTGGATGCGCCGCATATGCTGATTTTGGATGAGCCGACAAACCACCTGGATATCGAAAGCCGCGAGGCCTTGGTGCAAGCGCTGACAACCTATTCTGGCGCGGTGATTTTGGTGAGCCATGACATGCATCTTTTATCGCTCGTGGCCGACCGTTTGTGGTTGGTCTCGGGCGGGCGGGTCACACCGTTTGACCAAGATCTCGCGGCCTATCGCGATTTTCTTCTCGGCGGCGCCGCGCCCAAGAAATCCTCTGAAAAGCCCAAGATCAAAAAGCCCGGACGCGAGTTGCGGATTGCGGCCCGCAGCGAGCTGAAACGCGCAGAAGAGCGTATCGAAAAAATCACCGTGATGCATGAAAAATTGCAAGAAAAGCTCGCGGATCCAAAGCTCTATGAGGATCATAATGCCGCCGACCTTGCGGTCTGGCAAAAAAAGTTTCATGAAGTGGAGACCGCCCTGTTGCGGGCCGAAAAGCTATGGCTCAACGCCAGTGAAACTGTAGAGAAATTGGAAAATGTCTGA
- a CDS encoding MarC family protein: MDTLPLIWAFATLFVVIDPIGLAPIFVALTQGIEPKKRKAIGMRACMIAFVILALFGFFGESVLGFAGISMPAFQIAGGVLLFLTALEMLFELRAKRRSTKGDDVEDDDNDPSVFPLATPLIAGPGAIATVILLTNEAQGNLLQQISVIVVMGAVVLAAFILFMLAGVMERALGQTGILVVSRVLGMLLAALAVQFILNGLLGFSATLG; the protein is encoded by the coding sequence ATTGATACGCTGCCGCTGATTTGGGCTTTTGCGACCTTATTCGTGGTGATTGATCCGATCGGTCTGGCGCCGATTTTTGTGGCTTTGACCCAGGGAATCGAGCCCAAAAAGCGCAAGGCCATTGGGATGCGCGCCTGTATGATCGCCTTTGTTATTCTGGCGCTCTTTGGATTCTTCGGCGAGTCTGTTTTAGGGTTTGCGGGAATCTCGATGCCGGCCTTTCAAATTGCCGGTGGGGTTTTATTATTCTTAACCGCCCTAGAAATGCTATTTGAGCTGCGCGCCAAACGGCGCAGCACCAAGGGCGATGACGTTGAGGATGATGACAACGATCCATCCGTCTTCCCACTGGCCACCCCCCTGATTGCCGGACCCGGGGCGATTGCGACGGTCATTTTGTTGACCAATGAGGCTCAGGGCAATCTATTACAGCAAATCAGTGTGATTGTGGTGATGGGCGCGGTGGTTCTCGCAGCCTTTATTCTATTCATGCTCGCGGGAGTCATGGAGCGCGCCTTGGGGCAAACCGGAATTTTGGTGGTCAGCCGGGTCTTGGGCATGCTATTGGCGGCCTTAGCGGTGCAATTCATCTTAAACGGATTGCTGGGCTTTAGCGCGACTCTGGGCTAA
- a CDS encoding retropepsin-like aspartic protease family protein: MSGDLLASLGYLALLLLALGGAYLASHRQSVGKSLQMALVWGMIFMGCMAIYGLWGDISRDYGRKSLPITRQDGAIALPRAPDGHYYVTAEVNGTEIDFLVDTGASDIVLSRKDAARIGFDLDELAFLGSARTANGVVPIAYSRLKTIRLGPYLDQGISVSINGGEMDKSLLGMSYLGRFGRIEIAQDQLILRR, translated from the coding sequence ATGAGCGGCGACTTACTTGCAAGTCTTGGTTATTTGGCCCTGCTGCTCTTGGCTTTGGGCGGCGCCTATTTGGCGAGCCATCGCCAATCGGTTGGCAAATCGCTGCAAATGGCTCTGGTCTGGGGCATGATCTTCATGGGCTGCATGGCCATTTATGGCCTCTGGGGCGATATCAGTCGCGATTATGGCCGCAAAAGCTTGCCCATCACCCGGCAGGACGGCGCAATTGCCCTGCCCCGCGCGCCCGACGGGCATTACTATGTGACAGCTGAGGTGAATGGCACCGAAATTGATTTTCTGGTCGACACCGGGGCCAGTGATATCGTTTTGTCGCGAAAAGATGCCGCGCGCATTGGCTTTGACTTAGACGAACTGGCGTTTTTGGGCAGCGCGCGCACTGCGAATGGCGTTGTGCCCATTGCCTATAGCCGCCTCAAAACCATTCGCCTTGGCCCCTATTTGGACCAAGGTATCTCCGTTTCAATCAATGGCGGTGAGATGGACAAGAGCCTGTTGGGTATGAGCTACCTCGGGCGTTTTGGGCGGATTGAAATTGCCCAAGATCAACTGATCCTGCGGCGCTGA
- a CDS encoding DNA polymerase III subunit chi produces MSEVYFYHLTRQRVDQALRPLLSKCLANGWRVVIRGREAAEIQQLDDDLWQGPAEEFLPHGLAGAAQEADQPVLLALEGHEAPHDCLMCIGGSAVTADEVLSSKRVCILFQDDNGQHMQNARAQWKSLTEAGIAAKYWSQAQGNWALQAEKEASNA; encoded by the coding sequence GTGAGTGAGGTCTATTTTTACCACCTGACGCGCCAGAGGGTGGATCAGGCCCTGCGCCCACTTTTGAGCAAATGCCTGGCCAATGGCTGGAGGGTGGTGATCCGAGGCCGTGAGGCGGCGGAAATACAGCAGCTCGATGATGACTTGTGGCAGGGACCGGCCGAAGAGTTCCTGCCCCATGGTCTTGCCGGCGCAGCTCAGGAGGCCGATCAGCCTGTATTGCTGGCGCTCGAGGGTCATGAGGCGCCGCATGATTGTTTGATGTGCATCGGCGGCAGCGCCGTCACCGCCGATGAGGTCCTATCCAGCAAGCGCGTGTGCATCCTATTTCAAGATGACAATGGCCAGCATATGCAAAACGCGCGGGCGCAATGGAAATCTCTGACAGAGGCGGGGATTGCGGCGAAATATTGGAGCCAGGCCCAAGGCAATTGGGCCCTTCAGGCTGAGAAAGAAGCCAGCAATGCCTAG
- a CDS encoding leucyl aminopeptidase codes for MTPLPKFTISELELDRLQDYEGQIVLLVQEDGRMDVVGRRINKATKGALARFLASKGFEDLEAGKVMTLSYPTGLMARAVSLAKIDRNCTQGAARSCGVEIAKASVSERFVIACSKFKRISDLIEGMALRNYEYLDQKSDAAPKPFDVEVMGPDALEQQAEIETKLAVLDGVFFTRDLTNAPANVLTTSHFAEQLVALSDLGLEVEVLEEAELEKLGMRTLLCVGQGSDSPSKVVVMRWTGGGEEAPFALVGKGVVFDTGGISLKPAGGMEDMTMDMGGAGVVAGVMKALAQRDAKANVVGVVGLVENMPSGNAVRPGDVIKSMKGDTVEVINTDAEGRLVLADILWYTQERFAPSGMINLATLTGAIIIGLGHEMAGVFSNDDKLSKDFITAASAEGEGAWRMPLAPAYDKMLKSRIADMKNVGTRAAGSITAGQFLQRFVKDDMPWAHLDIAGVASIASESAFAPKGATGWGVRALNRLIADHYEAKGEDAPGE; via the coding sequence ATGACACCGCTGCCAAAGTTTACCATCTCTGAGTTGGAATTAGATCGCTTGCAGGACTATGAGGGGCAAATCGTGCTTTTGGTGCAAGAGGATGGCCGCATGGATGTGGTGGGGCGTCGGATCAACAAGGCAACCAAGGGGGCCCTGGCCAGATTTTTGGCCTCCAAAGGCTTTGAAGATTTGGAGGCCGGTAAAGTCATGACCCTCTCTTATCCCACCGGCTTGATGGCCCGTGCGGTGAGCCTGGCGAAAATTGACCGCAATTGTACGCAAGGCGCGGCGCGCAGCTGTGGCGTAGAGATCGCCAAAGCCAGCGTCAGTGAGCGCTTCGTCATTGCGTGCAGTAAATTCAAGCGGATCAGCGATTTAATCGAAGGCATGGCGCTGCGCAATTATGAGTATTTGGATCAAAAAAGCGACGCTGCACCAAAACCCTTTGATGTGGAGGTGATGGGGCCAGATGCGCTGGAACAGCAGGCGGAGATTGAGACGAAATTGGCCGTATTGGACGGGGTGTTTTTCACCCGAGATCTGACCAATGCGCCGGCCAATGTGCTGACAACAAGCCATTTCGCCGAGCAGCTTGTGGCTTTGAGCGATTTGGGGCTCGAGGTCGAAGTTCTCGAAGAGGCGGAGCTGGAGAAACTCGGTATGCGCACCTTGCTTTGCGTCGGCCAGGGCTCTGACAGCCCCTCGAAGGTTGTTGTCATGCGCTGGACCGGCGGCGGCGAGGAGGCGCCATTCGCTCTGGTCGGCAAAGGGGTTGTCTTTGACACGGGCGGCATTTCCTTGAAACCGGCTGGTGGCATGGAAGATATGACCATGGATATGGGCGGCGCAGGTGTTGTCGCCGGGGTGATGAAAGCCTTGGCGCAGCGCGATGCCAAGGCCAATGTGGTCGGCGTCGTGGGACTGGTGGAAAATATGCCCTCCGGCAATGCCGTGCGCCCTGGAGACGTCATCAAATCCATGAAAGGCGATACGGTCGAAGTCATCAACACGGATGCCGAGGGCCGTTTGGTTTTGGCGGATATTCTTTGGTACACGCAAGAACGTTTCGCACCCAGCGGCATGATCAATCTGGCGACTTTGACCGGAGCCATCATCATCGGGCTGGGCCATGAAATGGCCGGTGTGTTTTCCAATGACGACAAATTGTCAAAGGATTTCATCACGGCGGCCTCGGCCGAAGGCGAAGGCGCTTGGCGTATGCCCTTGGCGCCGGCCTATGACAAAATGCTCAAATCGCGCATTGCTGATATGAAAAATGTGGGCACGCGGGCGGCGGGCTCGATCACGGCTGGGCAGTTTCTGCAGCGGTTTGTGAAAGATGATATGCCTTGGGCGCATTTGGATATCGCTGGCGTGGCCTCCATTGCCTCGGAAAGCGCCTTTGCGCCAAAAGGCGCCACCGGATGGGGCGTGCGGGCCTTGAACCGTCTGATTGCAGATCATTACGAGGCAAAGGGCGAGGATGCGCCGGGTGAGTGA
- a CDS encoding LptF/LptG family permease: MGRINTYILKQLLKMFGFFALVLVLIYWINRAVRLFDRLIADGQSALVFLEFTSLTLPWMIFVIAPIAGFAAVIYVIHRLATDRELVVVQSAGLSVAQIAKPVWGFAISLAVLTLVLSSILVPISQAQLHQRQMEVAENLTARLLTEGKFLTPSDTITFYLRHITAEGQLEGVFLNDASDPGKNITYSAAKAFLVRSEVGPRLVLIDGVIQNLDLTTDKLAVTRFNDFVINIGQIVSPGGTAAKRSEHFTSLQLIAQLISVPDMRESARFDMLYTLHQRLAGPLLSMCLVLIGFAVMVTARYSRFGLWRPILVAVICLILVKFIEGLCMDYSRQNHDALWVLYLPLLCGAVLSYGIIFTADQIWNSDKAAGI; the protein is encoded by the coding sequence ATGGGGCGGATCAACACATATATTCTGAAGCAATTGCTCAAAATGTTTGGGTTTTTTGCATTGGTATTGGTGTTGATCTATTGGATCAACCGCGCGGTGAGGCTGTTTGATCGGCTGATTGCCGATGGTCAATCGGCATTGGTTTTCTTGGAGTTCACCTCTTTGACCCTTCCCTGGATGATTTTTGTAATCGCCCCAATCGCCGGATTTGCCGCGGTCATCTATGTGATCCATCGTCTCGCGACAGACCGAGAGTTGGTGGTTGTGCAAAGCGCGGGCCTGTCGGTGGCTCAGATTGCCAAGCCCGTTTGGGGCTTTGCCATCAGCCTGGCTGTCTTAACCTTGGTGCTCAGCAGCATCTTAGTGCCAATTAGCCAAGCGCAATTACATCAAAGGCAGATGGAAGTTGCGGAAAACCTGACCGCAAGGCTGCTCACCGAAGGCAAGTTCTTAACCCCGAGCGATACCATCACCTTTTATTTGCGCCATATCACCGCCGAGGGTCAGCTCGAAGGCGTTTTTCTCAATGATGCTTCAGACCCGGGTAAAAATATCACCTATTCAGCAGCCAAGGCCTTTTTGGTGCGTTCAGAGGTTGGGCCACGCTTGGTTTTGATTGATGGTGTCATTCAAAACCTCGATCTGACCACCGATAAACTGGCCGTCACGCGGTTCAATGATTTCGTCATAAATATTGGTCAGATTGTCAGCCCAGGCGGCACCGCAGCCAAGCGCTCAGAACATTTCACCAGCCTACAGCTGATCGCGCAACTCATAAGCGTGCCAGATATGCGTGAAAGCGCCCGTTTTGACATGCTCTATACGCTGCATCAGCGACTGGCGGGACCATTATTGTCCATGTGTCTGGTGCTGATTGGCTTTGCCGTGATGGTCACGGCCCGATACAGCCGTTTCGGCCTATGGCGCCCAATCCTGGTGGCGGTAATTTGTCTGATTTTGGTTAAATTTATCGAAGGCCTATGCATGGATTACAGCCGCCAAAATCATGATGCGCTTTGGGTTCTCTACCTGCCCCTCCTATGCGGCGCTGTGCTGTCTTACGGCATCATCTTCACGGCCGATCAAATCTGGAACTCGGATAAGGCGGCTGGCATATGA